A single Cottoperca gobio chromosome 5, fCotGob3.1, whole genome shotgun sequence DNA region contains:
- the LOC115008188 gene encoding protein TMEPAI-like, whose product MQPSSGSHNHVNCVQTQLCAQLEFVQILVIVVVMMVMVVVITCLLNHYRLSARSLLSRHAPARRRHLPLANEASLWSSEGTGTNSLNEHQVYNPRPPDRGVPSSYLQREPQHAQPPLQSQRFQHSYAPTRFQPTYPYLPQSLIDLPPTICLSDGEEPPPYQGPCTLQLRDPEQQMELNRESVRAPPNRTVYDSHPLHPSRSCLQTSLQAPPPSMHSGVSVLEAQEAMSRIQKQASRVEGAPPTYSEVIGHYYHPTSLTPSHNHRTVSSSQAPPSSFIHGLLRLPPQQQGGVDNSNARNTKEKSQKPQQV is encoded by the exons ATGCAGCCTTCATCAGGCAGTCACAACCATGTCAACTGTGTTCAGACGCAACTGTGCG CCCAGCTGGAGTTCGTCCAGATCCTGGTGAtcgtggtggtgatgatggtgatggtggtggtcaTCACCTGTCTGCTGAACCACTACCGCCTATCAGCACGCTCCCTCCTCTCCAGACACGCCCCCGCACGCAGGAGACACCTGCCATTGGCCAAC gaggCCAGTCTATGGTCTTCTGAGGGCACGGGGACAAACAGTCTTAATGAG CACCAGGTGTACAACCCGCGGCCCCCAGACAGAGGCGTCCCCTCGTCCTACCTACAGCGGGAGCCTCAGCACGCCCAGCCTCCTCTGCAGTCGCAGCGCTTCCAGCACTCGTATGCCCCGACTCGCTTCCAGCCGACGTATCCCTACCTGCCCCAGAGCCTCATCGATCTCCCCCCCACCATCTGCCTCTCGGACGGGGAGGAGCCGCCGCCGTACCAGGGCCCCTGCACCCTGCAGCTTCGAGACCCGGAGCAACAGATGGAGCTGAACCGCGAGTCGGTCAGAGCGCCGCCCAACAGGACCGTGTACGACTCCCACCCGCTCCACCCATCCAGATCCTGTCTGCAGACCAG TCTGCAGGCCCCTCCCCCGAGCATGCATTCAGGCGTCAGTGTGTTGGAAGCCCAGGAGGCCATGTCCCGGATTCAGAAGCAGGCCTCTCGAGTGGAAGGAGCTCCCCCAACCTACAGCGAGGTGATCGGGCACTACTACCACCCGACATCCCTGACGCCTAGCCACAACCATCGGACCGTATCGTCCTCACAAGCACCGCCGTCCTCGTTCATACACGGCCTGCTCCGACTTCCGCCTCAGCAGCAGGGAGGTGTGGACAACAGCAATGCGAGGAATACGAAGGAGAAATCCCAGAAGCCCCAGCAGGTGTGA